A window of Streptomyces sp. NBC_01241 genomic DNA:
GGAAGGCTCTGAAGCCCGGTGGCTGCGTGGTCTTCCTCGACGACTCCCGCGCGAAGGCGGAGATCGAGGAGACGATCGAGGGACGTGCGGTTCCGACGGTTCGCCGGAGACTCTCCGACGGAAGTCAGCACCTGACCGTCAAGGTGCTTTACGACGCCGACGGACTCACGAAGCGGCTGGACGCCCTGGGCTGGGAGTCTCACGTCGAGCAGGCCGATCGCTACCACTACATCGGAGTCGCGCGGCCTCAGGTCCACTCATGACCGGCATCAACGGATACCCGGCGTCCCCCACGGTCCGCGCCGGCCACAGCATCCGACTGCACATCGCCACTTCTGCGGATCGCTTCCGGCTCGACTTCTACTGCTGGGGCTCGACACCCAAGCACACGGGGCACATCGAGTGGCCCGGACGGGACGCCGCACCCGGACGGTACGACCAGGACTGGCAGTGGCCGGCCTACGACTTCCTCATACCGCGAGACTGGCAGTCCGGTGTCTACATCGGAGTCCTGAGCACGGGGTTCCGTCCGAGCCGGCCGGTCATGGACGCTCGCGAGGCCAGATTCCTTCTGGTCGTCACGCCCTCCGTTCCCTCTGGCCGCAAGGTCCTCTACAAGATCCCTGTTTCCACCTACCACGCGTACAACACGGCGGGGGGCGGAAGCCTCTACAGCGCCTCCCAAGTGACGCTGCGCCGGCCCGGAGGCGGTGTCGGCGGGCCGGTCAAGGGCCTGCCCGACCCATACGACACCACGTCGCCTCGGCAGACGTTCGCGCACTGGGATGCTCCCTTCATCTCCTGGATGGAGGAAAACGGGATCCAGAGCGACTACTGCACGGACCTCGACCTCGACGAAGGCCGGCTCCTTGGCGACGGATATCGCCTCCTGGTCTCCTCCGGGCACGACGAATACTGGACCGCCCAGACCCGTCGGAACGTGACCGCCTTCCGCGACACAGGCGGCAACATCGCCAACTTCGGTGCCAACAGCTGCTGGTGGCGAGTGAGTCTCGAGGAGGATCGCTCGGCCCTGGGGTGCGCGAAGTTCCCTCCCGACGCCCTTGCCGGAACGGACCCGGACAGCTCGTACGGCTGCCCTGACCACTGGTGGGAGTCGGAGCCCGAGAACGCCCTCCTGGGCGTGAGCTACCGGAACGGCGGCGGGCACTGGGACGGCCCGCGCGCGCCCCTCGGGTTCACCGTCACCGACGCGGACCACTGGGTGTTCTCCGGAACGGGCCTCAAGACCGGTGACACCTTCGGCCACGACCGAGCGCTTGTCGGCTACGAATGCGACGGAGCCGCATACGAGGTCGACGGACAGGGCCGCCCGCAGTCAACCGGCCAAGACGGAACACCGAAGGACTTCAAGATCCTCGGCATCGCCCCACTGCCGTCCGACTGGAACTTCGCAGCCCGAGAGCCGATACCCAGCCCCCGCGCGGCCACCCTCGGCCTCTACACGGCGACCGGCACCGTCTTCACCGCCGCCACCACTGACTGGGCCCGGCTGCTCGCCTCCGATCCCCATGTTGCGGCCATCACTCACAACGTCATCACCCGGCTCGCCTGACGAAGGGAACGTCGTGTCTGCACTCACACGGCCGCTCAGCGTGATCATCGGCGTCAACGGCATAGGCATGGGGCATTCCGTCAGGCAAAGCGTGATCGCCCAGTACCTGCGCGACCGCGGGCACCAGGTACGGATCGTCACCAACGGGAGCACCCGGGTCGAGTACTTCCGCGACCTCGGCTTCCCCGCGTGGGACGGTTGGATGCCGACGCTCCTTGCCCGCGACGACCGCATCCACGCGGCCGACGCCTTACGCACCAACATCCGGAAGACTCCCGCCGGCATCAGCCGACACCTGCACCTACGCCGGATCATCAGGGAAACCGGCGTCCCAGACGTGTTCATCACGGACTACGAGCCCAACACACCTCGTCTGGCCTACCACTTCGGCAGACCGCTCATCTCGGTAGACCAGCAGAGCAAATACCGGCACCTCGACCTGCCGCCGGTCGGCCGGTACGCACGCACCGCCGACGAGCAGCGGCTGCGCTACTTCACCCCTCGCGCCGACCGGTCCTTCATCTGCTCCTACGTCCCCCTGGAGGCCGACGACCGGAAGCTGGAGTTCATCGCCCCCGTCGTTCCGGACTTCGTCCGTTCCGCCCAAGTCACGACCGAGCCGGTGACCACGGCCTACTTCTCGCGGTACTTCGGTCACGGCCCCGAGGACTCCGTCCGCACCCTCGCCGACGTCTTCCGTCAGTACGTCCCCGACCGGACCCTGCGGATCTACGCGCACTCGGACGAGGCCGAGAACCTGCGCCAGTACGCCGACGACAAGATCGAAATCTGCCCGTTCGACCGCCAGGCGTTCATCTCCGACCTGGCGCGCTCCGAGGCCGTCTTCTCCAACGCCGGCTTCAACCTCATCAGCGAAGCATTCGTGCTCGGCAAACCGGTCCACCTGGTGCCGCTCCCGACGTACGACCAGCACTGGTGCGCCAAGGTGGTCCACGAGGCGGAACTCGGCACCAGCGCTCCACGGATCGAGCGCGGGGCGATACTCGACTTCCTCAACCGGGCCCGGGAACTTCGCGCCAACGTCGAACGCCATCGGGACCAGCACCTCACCCAAGACCCCCGGGAGCGAATCGCCT
This region includes:
- a CDS encoding N,N-dimethylformamidase beta subunit family domain-containing protein, with protein sequence MTGINGYPASPTVRAGHSIRLHIATSADRFRLDFYCWGSTPKHTGHIEWPGRDAAPGRYDQDWQWPAYDFLIPRDWQSGVYIGVLSTGFRPSRPVMDAREARFLLVVTPSVPSGRKVLYKIPVSTYHAYNTAGGGSLYSASQVTLRRPGGGVGGPVKGLPDPYDTTSPRQTFAHWDAPFISWMEENGIQSDYCTDLDLDEGRLLGDGYRLLVSSGHDEYWTAQTRRNVTAFRDTGGNIANFGANSCWWRVSLEEDRSALGCAKFPPDALAGTDPDSSYGCPDHWWESEPENALLGVSYRNGGGHWDGPRAPLGFTVTDADHWVFSGTGLKTGDTFGHDRALVGYECDGAAYEVDGQGRPQSTGQDGTPKDFKILGIAPLPSDWNFAAREPIPSPRAATLGLYTATGTVFTAATTDWARLLASDPHVAAITHNVITRLA
- a CDS encoding glycosyltransferase family protein produces the protein MSALTRPLSVIIGVNGIGMGHSVRQSVIAQYLRDRGHQVRIVTNGSTRVEYFRDLGFPAWDGWMPTLLARDDRIHAADALRTNIRKTPAGISRHLHLRRIIRETGVPDVFITDYEPNTPRLAYHFGRPLISVDQQSKYRHLDLPPVGRYARTADEQRLRYFTPRADRSFICSYVPLEADDRKLEFIAPVVPDFVRSAQVTTEPVTTAYFSRYFGHGPEDSVRTLADVFRQYVPDRTLRIYAHSDEAENLRQYADDKIEICPFDRQAFISDLARSEAVFSNAGFNLISEAFVLGKPVHLVPLPTYDQHWCAKVVHEAELGTSAPRIERGAILDFLNRARELRANVERHRDQHLTQDPRERIASYLESLPAASGRVPSSSVR